Genomic segment of Petrotoga sp. 9PW.55.5.1:
TACTTTTCTAAGTTTATCTTTTTCTAAAGTTAATAAATTAAAGTTTTTATCATTGTATGAATAATTTACTTCTCCTTTTAAAACTCTTAAGGGTGGCTTTACCATCGCTAATAGCACTTTCAATAATGTACTTTTTCCACATCCTGATTCACCTGCTAAACCCATAATTTCGTTCTCTTCAACAGAAAAGGTTAAATTATCTACCGCTTTTACATCTCTTTTCACACCAAAGACATGGGTTATATAATATGCAGACAGATCTTCTATTTGAAGTAACGCCATCTATATTAACCTCCCATTTTTATTCTTTGCAGCCTAGTTCTTGGATCTAAAAATTCACTTATACTTACTGATAACATGTATAAGGCTACAAAAAATATTATAGACAAAATTATTGGAGTTAGCATCCACCACCATATTCCCCTGAATATAGCTTGATACTGCATGGCCCAATGTATCGTTGTACCTATAGTGGGAGTTTCTAAACTAGTTAAACCGAGAACTGATAATGTTATTTCCATTCCTAAAGCCCAAAGTATTGTATTAATGAAGTTTGCTATAACCCAAGGGATAACAAAAGGTAAATGTTCTTTAAATACTACTTTCCACATGTTCATCCCTGAAAATACAGATGTGTAAGTAAACTCTCTTTCCCTTAAACTTAAGACCTGAGCTCGAACCTGTTTCCCACCCCAAGGCCATGAAAATATTGATAGTATCGCCCCTAATACAAATATAGTCATTCTTTCCCTTAAAGAGAAAGACAAAAATACTAGTATTGGTAGAGAAGGTAATACAATAAAACTATCATTTATTGACATTAAAACTCTATCTAAGATTCCTCCTCTATACCCTGCTATTAATCCAACTATTGTTCCTATTATAGTAGATATGATGGCCGTTGTTAATCCTAAAATGAACGAGTTTTTTAATGCATGCGTAGTATTCCAAAATATATCTTGTCCCATTGAGTTTGTACCTAATAGATATTGCAAGCTTGGTGGTCTATCTTTTGGAACTACGTTCCATGATCTTGGGTCATATGGTGAAAAAATCGATATTATAGCTAAAAAAGCTAAGATAAAGATTACTACAAATCCAAATAAAAATTTTTTATCCCTTTTTAAAAGGTCTTTAAATATAACAAACATATTATCATCACCTCATTTATACCTTATTCTTGGATCAAACAAAGGATAAGTTAAATCAACTATCAAAGAAGCAGTTGCAATAGCTATAATTGAAAAAACTGAGATGCCCATCATTAAGTTAAAATCTCCATTAGTAATTGCCATTTTTAATAAAGAACCAACTCCTGGGTAAGAGAAAGCAACTTCAGTTATAATTGCTCCATTAAAAATGCCTCCAATTTGAAGACCTAAATTAGTAATTTGAGGAAGCATACCATTTCTCATTACATAACTAAACAGTATTTTGTTTTTAGGTAACCCTGCAAATTCTACATAAGTCACAAAATCTTCTGCTACTATATTAGAAGTCAGCGATCTCATACTTAAAAACCACCAACCTATACCTATTATTACTAAAGATATACCAGGTAAAATACTATGTTTAATAACATCCATAATAAACGTCCAGCTAAAAGACGGTTGGATTCCTATACTGTATCCACCATCATTGGAAATATTGGGAAAATATAAACAAACAAAATAACTAAAATTAGTGCCATAACATAATATGGAATAGGATAAATGGACATAGATATTACAGCTAATACATCAGACCATTTTTTATCTTTGAAATATCCGGCTAATCCTCCCAAAATATTACCGATGAGCCATGATATGATCATAGAAGTCAAAAGTAAAAAAAATGTCCATGGAAGAGAGTTGGCTATTATTTCCATAACTGGTGTTGGAAACATGGATAATGATGGACCCAGATCAAAAGTAAAAAGATGTTTCCAAAAAGCTAAATATTGTTCAAATAATGTTCCTTCTAAACCATATAATTCTTTTAAATTATTTTGTAAGCTTGCAATAGCTTCAGGTTCCATATACATTCCACCATAAGAAGTAAGGCGATTTATTGCCGTTTGGACCGGATCTATCGGAGTTAATCTGGGAATTATAAAAGTTATTGTTATTCCAATGAATATAACGACTACATACTGAATTAAACGAGGAATAACATATGTTTTCAATACTCTCAATAGTTTCCCCTCCATTTTATTTGTTAAATGCCCGCTCTTACGAGCGGGCATCGAACCTTTTGACTACCTAGTTTTTTTGTGAAAATTTTTATTATTAGTTTACTTTTTTCCTGTAGGTTCTAGTCTTGGCAGCATGAACTTAAATTCAGCCCACCAAGAAACATTGGCCATATAAGGATTTTTTGCCGAAGGATAGTTTGTCCAATAATAGTTATCGTTAGCATTAAATTTTTTGTTTATTACCATTGGAATTATAGGCATTTCTTCAACAGCTATTTTGTAGAACTCTTGCGCTAATTCCATAACTTTAGGATCTGCAAAATAAGAAGCGCCCATCTCATCTATTATTTTATCTACTCTTTGAGGGACTTTCCATCTGTAATTGTTCGCAGTTGTTACGGCAGTTCCTAAAGGGGTATAGAAGTCGGATTTAAAGCCATTGATGAACGTCCAAATATCAGGAATACCTGAGGATGCCAACATTCCTCCCCAGAATGAACCAACTTCATAATCTCCTATAGCCTGTCTTGTCCATAAGGGACCTGCTTCTAGGGTTTCAACATTAACCTGTATCCCGAATTTTCTCCACTGATCGGCTACCGCAAAAGCTAATCTTGTGGCATCTATTTCAAAATCAGCTGGTGCAACGATGCTTACCTTCCACTGAGTCCCATCAGGGAGTAACCATCTTCCATTTTTGTCTTTAGAAAAACCATGTTGCAAAAGAAGTTTTTCAGCTTGTTGAGGATCGTATTTCCACCAACCGACCCCCCAAACTGCTTCGGGATCTTCTACTTCAATATTGTATTGTTCTTCAGCCCAATCAGCTATTCTGTAAGCAACATTTGTATCATATGGTTTATATCCATCATCTAATGTAAAGCTTTCAAGCCAGGATTCTAAAGGATCATAATATATCTCAGTGAAATATTGAGTAGGACACGAGTGGAGAGGAGAAACTCTCTCTATTCCAGCGTATCCTGAAATAACAACTTCCTCTATGTTTATCGCTAGGGTTAATGCCCATCTTACATCTTTTATATCGAACGGATATTTAGCATTGTTAATGAACATCCCTCTGGAATTAACATCATCCATCCATGCCCAAGGGAAGTCTTCGTACCATACCACGGAATACTCGTTCCTTTCTCTCAAAACTTCAAACGCTTCAGGAGTTAAGTCAAAAATCATGTCCAATTCATGACGAGCCTGAGCAGCTACTTTTCTATCATCAGTACCATAGTAAATGAAGAGAACATAGTTAGGTTTTGGTTCTCCATACAATTGACCTACACTTGTTCTTTGCCAATCATCACGTTTTTTGAATAGAAACCAATATCCTTGTGGGTCGTAACTATCTAGTATATATGGACCTATTGAAACAGGTGGGTTAAAAGTAAAAGTTAAAGGATTTTCAACATTCTCCCAAATATGTTTTGGCTGGATAAAAAGAGCTCCATAAACTAATGAAGTAAAAATGTTATGAGCCTTAGGATTTGGAGAATTAAGTTCTATAACCACGGTATAATCATCCGTTTTGTAAATATCTTTTACGTACATTTGAAGTTGAGCACTTGAATTCATTCCCGGATTACTTGCTATATTTTTTACAGTGAATATTACATCTTCAGCTGTGAAAGGAACCCCATCACTCCAGTAAATCCCTTCCCTTAATTTTATAGTTATTTTGGTGAAATCTTCATTATACACAGGTTCCTCTGCTGCTAAAGCATTTATCCATTCACCTGTTTGTGGATCAACATACCACAAAGCATCCATTAATACCTGTTGAGGCCCATGTCCTGCTAGAGATCCAGGTATCCAGAGATTAAAATTTCCTGGATTACCAACTCTTCCGTGCAAGTTATCGACAATCAAAGTTTCACTTCGTGGGATCGTTGGTAATACCTGTGAAAAAAAAGTCCCAACCAACAAAATAGCTAAAGCTACTATCCACACTCTCTTTTTCATGCCCGTATTCCTCCTTCAAAATTAAAATAGAAAACAAAAGAACGATGATACTTATTATGAAGTTTTTACAGAATAAATTTCTTAGATCTAATTGAAGCATTAATTATATTTATTATTGGCGCTAATTTTTGAGAAAATTTTATTGACTAATTCTGTATCATTCATAATTTGGTTCATATAAGACATAGCAGATCCTTTTGAAATGCTCTCTAATCCATTTTCATCTATTATTATTTTAATTTTCCTTCTACCATTGTCTATAATTTTAGATTCTGTTTTTTTCACCATTTCTTTTAAAGCTTTTTTAGGTAGAATTTCCGTATGTCCACCAATAATGAATATTTCTGGATCTAAAAAATTAATCATAATAGATGCTATTTTCGAATACCATTCAACGTAAGGTTCTAAAATAATAGAATTTTGTTTGCTGTTTACAAATTTTTGAAATCGTAAAAGATCTAAAGCATTAGTTTTTTCTTGATCTACTATTTTTATTATTAAGGGTAATTCTCCCGAAAAACTATGAGCTCCTTTGTAAAGTTCACCATTTATAATTATTCCATTACCTTGAATCCCTTCTATATTTTTCTCATTTATATGAAAACTTAAAAACATAAAAACAATATCTTGATATTTTCCTCTATTTCGTAAAAAATGATACATTGCACCTGCATTAGCATCATTTTCTAGATAAACTAACTTGTTAATTTTTTTCTCTAATATTCTTTTTAAAGGCAGATCTTGAATTGGGAAAATACCGGATGATAAAACCATTCCTTGTTCATGGTCCACAGGTTCAGGGAAAGAAACCGCTATAAAAAGAACATTATCTAAATAAGATGAGAAAAGATTTATACAATAATTTAAATCATCTATGATTGTTTTTTCATCAACCTTTTTAAAAAGAATTTCTTTTCTAATAACCTTAAAATTTAAATTCATCAGATATGCAAGAATAAAGCTTTCTGTAACAGTTACTCCTATATTATAGGCGAAATCATAGTTGAATTTTATCTGATAAGATTTCCTACCAACGGTATGATTTTCAACTTTTTCAGCATCATAAATAATAAGACCGCTTTTCTTTAATTTCTTTAAATTTCTCGAAATATTTGATCTATCAATATTTAATTCTCTACTAAGCTCTAACATTGTTACATTTCCCTTTAACCAGATATTTTGTATTATTTTTAGTTGAGTATTATTATTTAAAAGCATTTTTATCACCAAAAAATATTGTTAATTTAACTTAATATTTGCACATTACACAAAATATTATATCAACTATTATAATGCAAAGCAAGTCTAATAAACGTTAGCTATTTTAAATCACGGTAGATTATTCGTAATTAAATTCAATTACAAAAAGAAATCTCAAAATTACTTAATTTTGAACAAAATAAAAAATATAGAACTATTTTCAAATAACCATAAAACCTAAGATTAATTTATCTTAACAAAATTTACTTGATTTACTTAATATTATTAGAAATTTTCTTTACTTTCAATATTCTGCTAAAAAAATGGTCTATTTTTCCATAAGTTAGAAACTTCTTACTTGAATCTTCTATAATAATTCCTCTTTCTTTCAGTGCTTTACCAGACAAAGTGATCACTTCTTTTTCTTCATCTTTAACTCCTTCGTAAATTGTATATAAAGCCTCATCTTCTA
This window contains:
- a CDS encoding ABC transporter substrate-binding protein; translated protein: MKKRVWIVALAILLVGTFFSQVLPTIPRSETLIVDNLHGRVGNPGNFNLWIPGSLAGHGPQQVLMDALWYVDPQTGEWINALAAEEPVYNEDFTKITIKLREGIYWSDGVPFTAEDVIFTVKNIASNPGMNSSAQLQMYVKDIYKTDDYTVVIELNSPNPKAHNIFTSLVYGALFIQPKHIWENVENPLTFTFNPPVSIGPYILDSYDPQGYWFLFKKRDDWQRTSVGQLYGEPKPNYVLFIYYGTDDRKVAAQARHELDMIFDLTPEAFEVLRERNEYSVVWYEDFPWAWMDDVNSRGMFINNAKYPFDIKDVRWALTLAINIEEVVISGYAGIERVSPLHSCPTQYFTEIYYDPLESWLESFTLDDGYKPYDTNVAYRIADWAEEQYNIEVEDPEAVWGVGWWKYDPQQAEKLLLQHGFSKDKNGRWLLPDGTQWKVSIVAPADFEIDATRLAFAVADQWRKFGIQVNVETLEAGPLWTRQAIGDYEVGSFWGGMLASSGIPDIWTFINGFKSDFYTPLGTAVTTANNYRWKVPQRVDKIIDEMGASYFADPKVMELAQEFYKIAVEEMPIIPMVINKKFNANDNYYWTNYPSAKNPYMANVSWWAEFKFMLPRLEPTGKK
- a CDS encoding ABC transporter permease — protein: MFVIFKDLLKRDKKFLFGFVVIFILAFLAIISIFSPYDPRSWNVVPKDRPPSLQYLLGTNSMGQDIFWNTTHALKNSFILGLTTAIISTIIGTIVGLIAGYRGGILDRVLMSINDSFIVLPSLPILVFLSFSLRERMTIFVLGAILSIFSWPWGGKQVRAQVLSLREREFTYTSVFSGMNMWKVVFKEHLPFVIPWVIANFINTILWALGMEITLSVLGLTSLETPTIGTTIHWAMQYQAIFRGIWWWMLTPIILSIIFFVALYMLSVSISEFLDPRTRLQRIKMGG
- a CDS encoding ROK family transcriptional regulator; the protein is MLLNNNTQLKIIQNIWLKGNVTMLELSRELNIDRSNISRNLKKLKKSGLIIYDAEKVENHTVGRKSYQIKFNYDFAYNIGVTVTESFILAYLMNLNFKVIRKEILFKKVDEKTIIDDLNYCINLFSSYLDNVLFIAVSFPEPVDHEQGMVLSSGIFPIQDLPLKRILEKKINKLVYLENDANAGAMYHFLRNRGKYQDIVFMFLSFHINEKNIEGIQGNGIIINGELYKGAHSFSGELPLIIKIVDQEKTNALDLLRFQKFVNSKQNSIILEPYVEWYSKIASIMINFLDPEIFIIGGHTEILPKKALKEMVKKTESKIIDNGRRKIKIIIDENGLESISKGSAMSYMNQIMNDTELVNKIFSKISANNKYN